In Lentimicrobium sp. L6, the following proteins share a genomic window:
- a CDS encoding tRNA-dihydrouridine synthase family protein gives MIISSSPLQGITDDVFRSVHHEVFGGIDEYFGPYIRLESHKDAKNSQLKDALSPLNKYLNYVPQILSSHSELILKESERLKELGHKTVNWNLGCPYPMVSKRNMGAGLLNQPALVKVILENIMPQMPIEISIKCRMGLESNEEIFPLIDLFNTFDLKEIIIHARTAKQMYKGYAKPKLVLPLIEQSKHPLVYNGDLNSKKEILSVQELFEGKIEKFMLGRGLIMKPQLALLAKGSEVTNLKESLSSFHQKLINHYLNKYQGHQLVPKMKGVWEYLAHSFVDSHKVYKLIKKSKSWASYTKATDLIFHQFELDE, from the coding sequence ATGATAATAAGCAGCAGTCCATTACAAGGTATCACAGATGATGTTTTTCGCTCAGTTCACCATGAAGTTTTTGGTGGAATAGATGAGTATTTTGGTCCCTATATTCGACTCGAAAGTCATAAGGATGCCAAAAATTCACAATTAAAAGATGCCTTATCTCCTTTAAATAAGTATTTGAACTATGTGCCTCAGATTTTAAGTAGTCATTCGGAACTAATTCTAAAAGAATCCGAAAGGTTAAAAGAGCTTGGACATAAAACCGTCAATTGGAATTTAGGTTGCCCCTACCCAATGGTGAGCAAAAGGAATATGGGTGCTGGATTATTAAACCAACCCGCTTTGGTGAAGGTGATTTTAGAAAATATTATGCCCCAAATGCCCATTGAAATTTCTATCAAATGTCGTATGGGTTTGGAATCGAATGAGGAAATATTCCCTTTAATTGATCTGTTTAATACCTTTGATTTGAAAGAAATCATCATTCATGCTCGAACAGCCAAACAAATGTATAAAGGCTATGCAAAGCCTAAGCTAGTTCTTCCATTAATAGAACAATCCAAGCATCCATTGGTTTATAATGGTGATCTTAATTCTAAAAAAGAAATCTTGAGTGTTCAAGAATTATTTGAAGGAAAGATAGAAAAGTTCATGCTGGGCAGAGGCTTGATTATGAAACCTCAGTTGGCTCTTTTGGCAAAAGGAAGTGAAGTTACAAACCTTAAAGAAAGCTTATCTTCTTTCCATCAAAAACTCATCAATCATTATTTAAACAAATACCAAGGACATCAGTTGGTACCTAAAATGAAGGGTGTTTGGGAATACCTAGCTCATAGCTTTGTAGATAGCCATAAAGTATATAAGTTGATTAAGAAATCCAAATCATGGGCTTCCTATACCAAAGCAACAGATCTTATTTTCCATCAATTTGAATTGGATGAATAA
- a CDS encoding glycosyltransferase, which produces MIIVILSWLIVLLYIFVILRFYWAWTKIQDNNPKSSSLKKISIVIATRNEEENLAPLFQSILDLDYPRNHFEVILINDHSDDSSLNLMERFKKSNTEIDITLNTLSSHETGKKMALRKAFSLAKYDIIQCTDGDCEFSRLWLQECTKAFENPAIKLISGGIRINHSPSIFQKMQALELLSLIASGGAAIGLQRPIMCNGANMAFRKEILLQEKEDLMNHKYESGDDIFLLQEVKRRFGPSAITFIKDQNYWITTTAEENVSGWLNQRMRWVSKSAGYKDSFLIFTSTLVFLANLSLVILAIGSIFKIQLPSTFVYLFILKGFVDFIFLKKATSDSSQKHLLWVFIPLNLFYPFFISYSAIFGQFKGFTWKGRIYKK; this is translated from the coding sequence ATGATAATCGTAATCTTAAGTTGGCTTATTGTTCTACTTTATATCTTTGTGATTTTAAGGTTTTATTGGGCATGGACTAAAATTCAGGATAATAATCCTAAATCCTCTAGTTTAAAGAAAATCAGCATTGTTATTGCCACTAGAAACGAAGAAGAAAATTTAGCCCCCCTTTTTCAATCCATCTTGGACCTCGATTATCCAAGAAATCATTTTGAAGTCATTCTTATTAATGATCACAGCGATGATTCCAGCCTAAATTTGATGGAAAGATTTAAAAAATCCAATACTGAAATAGATATTACCTTAAACACCCTTTCTAGTCATGAAACAGGGAAAAAGATGGCTCTCAGAAAAGCTTTTTCACTAGCAAAATATGATATTATTCAATGTACTGATGGAGATTGTGAATTTTCAAGATTATGGCTTCAAGAATGCACTAAAGCTTTTGAAAACCCAGCAATAAAACTAATCAGTGGCGGAATTAGAATAAATCACAGTCCATCCATTTTTCAGAAGATGCAGGCTTTGGAATTATTGAGTTTGATCGCCAGTGGCGGCGCTGCTATTGGTCTACAAAGACCTATCATGTGCAATGGTGCCAATATGGCATTCCGGAAAGAAATTTTGCTTCAAGAGAAAGAGGACCTTATGAATCATAAATATGAGAGTGGTGACGATATATTCCTTCTTCAAGAGGTGAAAAGAAGATTTGGACCTAGTGCTATCACTTTTATTAAAGACCAAAACTATTGGATAACAACCACTGCCGAAGAAAATGTTTCAGGATGGCTAAATCAAAGAATGAGATGGGTTTCCAAATCGGCAGGTTATAAAGACTCATTTCTAATATTTACCTCAACACTCGTTTTTCTTGCCAACCTCAGCCTTGTCATACTCGCCATAGGCTCCATATTTAAAATACAACTCCCCAGCACTTTTGTCTATCTATTTATTCTGAAGGGATTTGTGGATTTCATATTCCTCAAAAAAGCAACATCAGACTCCTCTCAAAAACACTTATTGTGGGTCTTTATCCCTCTAAATCTATTCTATCCATTCTTTATTAGTTATTCGGCCATATTTGGTCAATTTAAAGGATTCACATGGAAAGGAAGAATCTATAAAAAGTAA
- a CDS encoding lysylphosphatidylglycerol synthase transmembrane domain-containing protein, producing MKISTKIRKSFNLFFKILLVSLVYIFLFFELSKHQEQFSINGVLNASKKDSLLLLLAFGLMPLNWLIESIKWRFLMRKIENVKLSNSIQAVFAGTAISIFTPNRIGDYLGRIFILKKGDRLDGTVATITGNLSQLLITILMGSVALIYFSETIVTDFLQWNNIWIAISIILILSIDIILLIIFFKFPSIENRLNRTFGIYRYPIIKHLNILAEYRMDELVKVLSYSLLRYLIYSVQFYLLLLAFHFDLSIIDGMMVVFLVFFGITIIPSIAVAELGVRALITLFVFQLIGQYSQAEFELGLIAATSILWLINIAFAAVIGGAFIFNLKFIRKKDLIEETDKNPEE from the coding sequence GTGAAGATTTCTACAAAAATACGAAAAAGCTTTAATCTCTTTTTTAAGATATTGCTTGTTAGTTTAGTTTATATTTTCTTGTTCTTTGAGCTAAGTAAACATCAAGAACAATTTAGTATCAATGGAGTACTCAATGCATCTAAGAAAGATTCTCTTTTACTGCTATTAGCTTTTGGTTTGATGCCACTTAACTGGCTCATTGAAAGCATCAAGTGGAGATTTCTCATGCGAAAGATAGAAAATGTAAAGCTAAGTAATTCCATCCAAGCAGTATTTGCAGGAACAGCCATCAGTATTTTCACCCCCAACCGAATTGGCGATTACTTAGGTCGAATTTTTATTTTAAAGAAGGGGGATAGACTTGATGGAACAGTTGCTACCATTACTGGGAATTTAAGTCAGCTGCTGATAACCATACTCATGGGAAGTGTGGCTCTTATCTACTTTTCTGAAACTATAGTCACCGATTTTTTACAATGGAATAACATATGGATAGCCATTTCTATAATTCTAATTCTTAGTATAGATATTATCCTCCTCATTATATTCTTCAAATTCCCTAGCATTGAGAATAGACTAAATAGAACTTTTGGAATTTACAGATACCCTATTATCAAACATCTTAATATTTTAGCTGAATACAGAATGGATGAATTAGTAAAAGTTTTGTCCTATAGTCTCCTTAGGTATTTAATCTATTCTGTTCAATTCTATTTATTATTACTGGCTTTTCACTTCGATTTATCCATAATCGATGGAATGATGGTGGTGTTTTTAGTTTTCTTTGGAATCACTATCATTCCGAGTATTGCAGTTGCAGAATTGGGTGTAAGGGCCTTAATCACCCTTTTTGTATTCCAATTGATAGGTCAATATTCGCAGGCAGAATTTGAACTCGGTTTAATTGCTGCTACATCTATACTTTGGTTAATCAATATTGCATTCGCAGCAGTAATTGGAGGTGCTTTTATCTTTAACTTAAAGTTTATTAGAAAGAAAGACCTAATAGAGGAAACAGATAAAAATCCTGAAGAATGA
- the ruvC gene encoding crossover junction endodeoxyribonuclease RuvC has protein sequence MKQDRIILGIDPGTNIMGYGVIHQQDNKIKLVTMGVLKLAGYDNHPMKLKKIFERTLALIDQYKPDEIAIEAPFMGKNPQSMLKLGRAQGVAMASGLYRNLPIFEYAPRKIKQSITGKGTASKEQVAGMLKHLLKMTEEPEYLDATDGLAAAVCHYFQKSYGFEKESYTGWGSFVKKNPERIK, from the coding sequence TTGAAGCAGGATCGAATTATTTTGGGCATTGACCCGGGTACAAATATAATGGGTTATGGTGTAATACACCAGCAAGATAATAAAATAAAGCTGGTTACCATGGGGGTATTGAAATTAGCTGGTTATGATAACCACCCAATGAAGCTTAAGAAAATATTTGAGCGCACATTGGCTCTAATTGATCAGTATAAGCCAGATGAGATAGCTATAGAGGCACCCTTTATGGGGAAAAACCCCCAGAGTATGCTAAAGTTAGGAAGGGCACAGGGAGTAGCTATGGCTTCTGGGCTTTATAGAAACCTTCCCATTTTTGAGTATGCACCTCGAAAAATAAAACAGTCCATAACAGGGAAAGGAACAGCTTCTAAAGAACAAGTTGCCGGAATGTTAAAACATCTATTAAAAATGACAGAAGAGCCAGAGTATTTAGATGCTACAGATGGATTAGCAGCTGCGGTTTGTCATTATTTCCAAAAATCTTATGGGTTTGAAAAAGAATCGTATACTGGTTGGGGTAGTTTTGTAAAGAAAAACCCAGAAAGGATAAAATAA
- a CDS encoding outer membrane beta-barrel protein, producing MKSKISQKALLIITFLLMISGSSMAQRSFDTHKGGMIWKHWYVQANIGLNLFYGDVSSHDQDLFKKIGEESSFAYSLTAGKWITDWGGAEFTFSSGKLIGSTPGLQFENNYNQYIIQGIFNFTQLLYPANEQTPFYIYGKIGYGQIDFNSVLRNSSTLDTIKMQGKETTHGKRVSEWVLPLCLGGAFNLDENLTIVIDGTLFLVNSDKLDARFGKNGNDDNDFYVNFSVGLRYTFNAKETQGSFNRSKSRRSNRWSR from the coding sequence GTGAAATCAAAAATCTCACAAAAAGCTTTATTAATCATCACATTTCTACTTATGATAAGTGGAAGTAGCATGGCTCAAAGAAGCTTTGATACTCACAAAGGTGGTATGATTTGGAAACACTGGTATGTCCAAGCCAATATTGGGCTCAACCTTTTTTATGGAGATGTAAGTTCTCACGATCAAGATCTATTTAAGAAAATCGGAGAAGAAAGTTCATTTGCTTATTCTTTAACAGCCGGGAAATGGATTACAGATTGGGGGGGAGCCGAATTCACATTTTCTAGTGGGAAACTTATAGGTTCTACACCCGGACTACAATTCGAAAATAATTATAACCAGTATATAATTCAAGGAATCTTTAATTTTACTCAACTGTTATACCCTGCCAACGAACAAACTCCCTTTTACATTTATGGGAAAATAGGATATGGGCAAATAGATTTTAATTCTGTGCTTCGCAATAGCTCTACTTTAGACACTATAAAAATGCAAGGTAAAGAAACTACTCATGGTAAAAGAGTGAGTGAATGGGTTTTACCTCTTTGCCTTGGCGGAGCATTCAACCTTGATGAGAACCTCACCATTGTTATTGATGGAACTCTTTTTCTTGTTAATTCAGACAAACTAGATGCTAGATTCGGTAAAAATGGTAACGATGATAATGATTTCTATGTGAACTTCTCTGTAGGCTTAAGGTATACTTTCAATGCAAAAGAAACTCAGGGTAGCTTCAATAGATCTAAATCTAGACGTTCAAATAGATGGTCTAGGTAA
- the tatC gene encoding twin-arginine translocase subunit TatC, translating into MAETISTKKNKGRKAASPKTEEPNEKEMTFWDHLTELRGHLVRSLVAIILLAIVAFIYKSFVFNTIILAPKEADFITNQLLCKLGMLINIDYFCVSDFSLKIININMAGQFMTHMYISFMAGVVMAAPYIIYEFWKFVEPALHEHERKNSGGTVLVCSLLFITGVVFSYFLIVPLALNFFGSYHVSEEVSNTISLTSYISTVVTVTISVGVVFELPVVIFFLTKAGLVSIEFLKKNRKYMLVIVLILSALITPPDVFSQVLVTLPLMVLYEFSIFMAKRAQKKRSR; encoded by the coding sequence ATGGCCGAAACAATCTCCACAAAGAAGAATAAAGGTAGAAAAGCAGCTTCACCGAAGACTGAAGAGCCCAATGAGAAAGAAATGACTTTTTGGGATCATCTCACAGAATTAAGGGGGCATTTGGTGCGTTCTCTAGTAGCTATCATATTACTAGCTATTGTTGCTTTCATCTATAAGAGTTTTGTTTTTAATACTATTATTCTAGCACCTAAGGAAGCTGATTTCATTACCAATCAACTATTATGCAAATTGGGGATGCTTATCAATATCGACTATTTCTGTGTTTCCGATTTCAGCCTTAAAATCATCAACATAAATATGGCTGGACAGTTTATGACCCATATGTATATTTCTTTTATGGCTGGTGTAGTGATGGCCGCTCCTTATATCATTTATGAATTCTGGAAATTTGTGGAACCTGCATTACATGAGCACGAAAGAAAAAATTCAGGTGGAACCGTATTAGTTTGTAGCCTCCTATTTATTACGGGAGTAGTATTCTCCTACTTTTTAATCGTCCCGCTGGCTTTGAATTTCTTTGGTTCCTATCATGTTAGCGAAGAAGTTTCAAATACCATTTCCTTAACTAGCTATATCAGCACTGTAGTTACTGTTACCATCTCTGTCGGAGTCGTTTTTGAACTACCTGTTGTTATTTTCTTCCTAACAAAAGCAGGTTTAGTTAGCATTGAGTTTCTAAAGAAGAACAGAAAATACATGTTAGTAATCGTTCTTATTCTTTCTGCTTTAATCACCCCTCCTGATGTTTTTAGCCAAGTACTAGTAACTTTACCACTGATGGTGCTTTATGAGTTTAGCATATTTATGGCTAAAAGAGCACAAAAAAAAAGAAGTCGATAG
- a CDS encoding prolyl-tRNA synthetase associated domain-containing protein, translating into MELNDRNKVFEVLKELNIECELHEHPPTPTIEEAVKYWGQMKSTHCKNLFFRNHKGNKHYLVIFEHQQQLMIRDLEQKLKQGKLSFASEKRMSKYLGVKPGSVSLFGLINDNDNHVYVFFDKNLLNSEFLSFHPNNNTASLKISQSDFQKFLIWSGNEHEFLDLY; encoded by the coding sequence ATGGAATTGAACGATAGAAATAAAGTTTTTGAGGTTTTAAAGGAGTTAAATATAGAATGTGAGTTACACGAGCACCCTCCCACTCCAACCATTGAAGAGGCCGTTAAGTATTGGGGCCAAATGAAATCTACCCATTGTAAAAATTTATTTTTCAGAAATCACAAAGGCAATAAGCATTATTTAGTCATCTTTGAGCACCAACAGCAACTCATGATTCGTGATTTGGAACAAAAATTAAAACAAGGGAAACTCTCCTTTGCCTCAGAAAAAAGAATGAGTAAATACCTAGGTGTTAAACCTGGTTCGGTTAGTCTTTTTGGGTTGATTAATGATAATGATAATCATGTTTATGTATTCTTTGATAAAAACTTATTGAATAGTGAATTTTTAAGTTTTCATCCTAATAACAATACTGCTTCATTAAAGATTTCCCAATCCGATTTTCAAAAATTCCTCATTTGGTCAGGAAATGAACATGAATTTCTCGACTTATACTAA
- a CDS encoding TlpA disulfide reductase family protein: MKNIKYLMLFAIALGIFSACENEAKQKQESYEIAGEFRGVTEGNAFIKVRGENGWETIDSAIIVEEKFNMSGSTEDVKFVYLVSDAYRGGIPLFLENTAYSINLHKDSIDKVEIKGSEIQAAFAEAKTNMDKYDELWQDYYYNEYRAMTDEEKAKNEDHLNDLYDGAQLLKKEYIKSFITKNADNIAAAQILMDSEDALGTDDMLTLYEGLTPLVKSSNPGIFLTERIEIVKKTAIGQPLIDFTMNDTKGNPLKLSEITKGKYVLVDFWAAWCGPCRKENPNVVENYNKYNADGFDVLGVSFDDDKDKWLKAIEDDGLTWTQVSDLKGWKNSAGKLYGIRSIPQNILLSPEGIILEKNLRDKALGEKLAEIFGK; this comes from the coding sequence ATGAAAAACATTAAATATTTAATGCTTTTTGCTATTGCTTTAGGAATTTTCTCGGCTTGTGAGAACGAAGCTAAGCAGAAACAAGAATCTTATGAAATAGCTGGCGAATTCAGAGGAGTCACAGAAGGAAATGCCTTTATCAAAGTTAGAGGAGAAAATGGTTGGGAAACCATTGATTCAGCTATTATTGTTGAAGAGAAATTCAACATGAGTGGAAGTACTGAAGATGTCAAATTTGTATATCTAGTATCCGATGCTTATAGAGGTGGAATCCCCCTGTTTCTCGAAAACACAGCATATAGCATCAACCTTCATAAAGACAGTATTGATAAGGTTGAAATTAAAGGTAGTGAAATTCAAGCTGCATTTGCTGAAGCCAAAACCAATATGGACAAGTATGACGAGCTATGGCAAGATTACTATTATAACGAATATCGTGCTATGACTGATGAAGAAAAAGCTAAAAACGAAGATCATCTCAACGACTTATATGATGGTGCTCAACTTTTAAAAAAAGAATACATCAAGTCTTTCATCACTAAGAATGCTGATAATATTGCAGCAGCACAGATATTAATGGATAGTGAAGATGCCTTAGGAACAGATGATATGCTAACTTTATACGAAGGACTTACACCTTTAGTAAAATCATCAAATCCTGGCATATTTTTAACAGAAAGAATAGAAATCGTTAAAAAGACTGCAATAGGCCAACCATTGATTGATTTCACCATGAATGATACAAAAGGAAACCCATTAAAACTTTCTGAAATCACTAAAGGGAAATATGTATTGGTTGATTTTTGGGCTGCTTGGTGTGGCCCTTGCCGTAAAGAAAACCCTAATGTTGTTGAAAATTACAATAAATATAACGCTGATGGCTTTGATGTCTTAGGTGTTTCCTTTGATGATGATAAAGATAAATGGCTAAAAGCTATTGAAGACGATGGTTTAACTTGGACACAGGTTTCGGATTTAAAAGGCTGGAAAAATTCCGCTGGTAAATTATATGGCATTCGATCTATCCCACAAAATATACTATTAAGCCCTGAAGGAATTATTTTAGAGAAAAACCTAAGAGACAAAGCTCTTGGAGAAAAATTAGCCGAGATATTCGGTAAATAA
- the mreD gene encoding rod shape-determining protein MreD: MFKSIFIFFALVISQVLVFNHIQFSGYINPAFYVLFIILLPANTPAWLRLISGFLLGFSIDIFSQSPGLNAASTVLIAFLQPYILYAFKTTDVDEGKRNSLSHIGFRWFISYSIVLILIHHVFYFILEVFRFSHFLDTFYRIILSSFATFIAIFLSQLVIYKKQQ, encoded by the coding sequence ATGTTTAAAAGCATATTCATATTTTTTGCCCTGGTAATATCTCAGGTATTGGTTTTTAATCATATTCAATTTTCTGGTTATATCAACCCTGCTTTCTACGTCCTTTTTATCATTCTACTACCGGCGAATACTCCAGCATGGCTCCGATTAATTTCTGGTTTCCTATTGGGATTCAGTATTGATATTTTTTCACAAAGCCCAGGGCTAAATGCTGCTTCAACAGTATTAATAGCCTTTTTACAGCCCTATATATTATACGCTTTCAAAACTACTGATGTAGATGAAGGAAAACGTAATAGCTTAAGTCATATAGGCTTTCGCTGGTTCATCAGCTACTCAATCGTTCTTATTCTCATTCACCATGTTTTCTACTTTATTTTAGAAGTTTTTCGATTTAGCCATTTTTTAGATACTTTTTATCGCATTATTCTCAGTAGTTTTGCTACTTTTATTGCCATATTTTTATCACAACTAGTTATTTATAAAAAACAACAATAA
- the mreC gene encoding rod shape-determining protein MreC: MQNLLNFLWKNYAFFLFLILEFIALSMVVSNGHQSAVFSYTSNQMGGEAFSSWQSIVHYFDLGEANEQLVEENKRLRSQLDQSFLDRDFIAFDTISVNDSLIKWDSTQNKFLPQDTNILAFEYIGAKTISNSIHKQKNYLMLNKGLAQGVRENMGVIGPNGVVGIVYSASEDFSTVVSLLNIKTRISSKLKTNNELGILQWDGQNPNLAQFNSIETYIPIKVGDSIITSGYSHIFPEGIMLGVIQDYHRNTSDNTYYISVKLSTKFSSLKHVTIIRNRFYEEQILLEKTLEDER, from the coding sequence ATGCAGAATCTTCTTAATTTCCTCTGGAAAAACTACGCTTTCTTTTTGTTCTTAATACTTGAGTTTATTGCCTTAAGTATGGTTGTTTCTAATGGACATCAATCTGCTGTATTTTCCTATACCAGCAACCAAATGGGTGGGGAAGCTTTTAGTAGTTGGCAAAGTATAGTTCACTATTTCGATCTTGGTGAAGCTAATGAGCAATTGGTTGAAGAAAATAAAAGACTTAGGAGTCAATTGGACCAATCTTTCCTAGATAGGGACTTCATTGCTTTTGATACTATTTCGGTAAATGACAGTTTGATAAAGTGGGACAGTACTCAAAATAAATTCCTTCCTCAGGATACCAATATTTTAGCTTTCGAATATATTGGCGCTAAAACTATTAGCAATTCTATTCATAAGCAAAAAAATTATTTAATGCTTAATAAAGGGCTTGCACAAGGGGTGAGAGAAAACATGGGAGTCATAGGCCCTAATGGTGTAGTTGGAATTGTTTATAGTGCATCAGAAGATTTCAGCACCGTAGTTTCTTTATTAAATATCAAAACTAGAATTAGTTCTAAGCTAAAAACCAATAATGAATTAGGAATTTTACAATGGGATGGTCAAAATCCAAACCTTGCACAATTCAATAGTATTGAAACCTATATTCCAATAAAAGTTGGAGATAGTATTATTACAAGTGGTTATTCACATATATTTCCCGAAGGGATCATGCTTGGAGTTATTCAAGATTATCATCGAAACACATCCGATAATACCTATTATATAAGCGTGAAACTATCTACTAAGTTTAGCAGCCTAAAACATGTTACTATTATCCGAAACAGGTTCTATGAAGAGCAAATTTTATTAGAAAAAACATTGGAGGATGAAAGATAA
- a CDS encoding rod shape-determining protein gives MGIFSFLTQELAIDLGTANTIIIYNDKVVVDEPSIVAIERNTGRIIAVGKKAQMMHGKTHENIKTIRPLRDGVIADFESAEYMIEEMIKMTKAPSRWFKPSLKMVICIPSGITPVEERAVKDSAEQAGAKEVKLIHEPMAAAIGIGIDVMEPTGNMIIDIGGGTSEIAVIALGGIVNNKSIRVAGDDFNMDIIDYMRKQHNITIGERTAEQIKIHVGAASTEIENPPEDYAVHGRDMLTGIPKEIYVNYSEIAHALDKSISKIESAILHALEMTPPELSADIFSTGIFLAGGGSMLRGLDVRIHQKTKLPIHVAEDPLRAVARGTGIALKNFNKFTFLIK, from the coding sequence ATGGGTATATTCTCATTCTTAACACAAGAGTTGGCTATCGACTTAGGAACTGCCAATACCATTATCATATATAATGACAAGGTAGTAGTTGACGAGCCCTCCATAGTTGCCATTGAAAGAAATACAGGTCGAATTATTGCAGTGGGTAAAAAAGCCCAAATGATGCATGGTAAGACTCATGAAAATATAAAAACGATACGTCCGCTCCGAGATGGTGTAATTGCTGATTTTGAATCAGCAGAATATATGATCGAAGAAATGATCAAAATGACAAAAGCTCCATCTAGATGGTTCAAGCCTTCTTTAAAAATGGTGATTTGCATTCCTTCTGGAATTACACCAGTAGAAGAACGCGCTGTAAAAGACAGCGCTGAACAAGCAGGAGCCAAAGAAGTGAAATTGATTCATGAGCCTATGGCTGCTGCTATTGGAATAGGAATTGATGTGATGGAACCTACCGGAAACATGATTATTGATATCGGGGGGGGAACGAGTGAAATTGCCGTTATTGCACTTGGTGGAATTGTAAACAACAAGTCTATTCGAGTAGCTGGTGATGATTTCAATATGGACATCATCGACTATATGCGTAAGCAACATAATATCACTATTGGAGAACGTACTGCAGAGCAAATTAAAATCCATGTAGGAGCTGCTTCTACAGAGATTGAAAACCCACCTGAAGATTATGCCGTTCATGGTAGAGATATGCTAACGGGAATTCCTAAGGAGATTTATGTGAATTATTCTGAAATAGCTCATGCTTTAGATAAGTCCATTTCTAAAATTGAATCTGCTATTCTTCATGCTTTAGAGATGACACCTCCTGAATTATCTGCAGATATTTTCAGTACAGGTATATTCTTAGCTGGTGGAGGATCTATGTTAAGAGGATTAGATGTTAGAATTCACCAAAAAACAAAGCTTCCTATTCATGTAGCTGAAGATCCATTAAGGGCTGTGGCTCGTGGAACTGGAATTGCTTTGAAAAACTTTAATAAGTTCACATTCTTGATTAAATAA